caaacactgcagattacattaatatatatattcaacactAGATAATTATACAAAAACACAGTTACAtaattatacataatataaataaatataaatgaaggaatacatgaaatatatatcatatacacgcagtccaaccattcaagtaatacaagtaatacaatgaaatatatatcatatacaagcTTACGGATATACGAGatgcaatagaaaaaaaaaatatacaagtaatacaacaaaataaatatatacatacctacagACGGATGATATTGCGATTGGCCGGTTGCAGACTGCGGAGCGAGGTGGCTGATGGGCGATGCTTCTGCGGAgagtgaatgaagatgaagcgattagcgtgaaaattgcgaataaataagaatagaaaagggttttaattgggaagggtaaatgatgtcatttctttaaaataataaggttaaagatggaaaaaaagttaggaagctaatagcttattttgaaacgctatcttaggtagcgttcaaaaataagctcctattttaagctactagcttattttaggaacattaccaaacagagcttatagcttattagtagcttaaaataagctataagctcctaaataagctctgccaaacagagcctaagaaaacaataaattattttccatcGTTTCGTTTTACATAAAAGTACAAATTTAAGAAGGTGTTTGGTAGTTTCATATCAAttaaattttcagaaaaaaatatttttaaggaaTGTATTTGATGAGAATAATTTTGTaaggaaaattaattaacatgtttggaGCTACACAAGAaatataaagatgaaattagttaggaatttaattaagatgtttggtttgtttaaacttttctatgattttttaaaaatctctaATATATCCTTACTATATATAACGactagaaataaaaaaaataacgaataaataaataattgaaagttTAATAAATCACTTATAAATTAATGAAACATATGCCAAAAGATTTTTGTATGCAACAATAAtatctaaaattcaaaatagtacttatgtaaaaaaaagtattgagTGAACAAATTTCTTCAATAAGTAGTGTATTAGTGTTGTTATCATTTGTATGGTGAAAGAgataaatttcttatatttggAAGATATTTTTAACATAGGCTAAAAATGATAAATacgtaaaatatatttgatagaTTCTCAGTCACCCGGGAAAAAGAATCATACATCCCCTAGCTAGGTGAGATTTACTTTCATTGATATCATTGAATTAGATTTAAATTTACTTGAACTTTCCCAAGCCAAAAATTGCACCAAACGTGAGAATAATTTTCtcacattttaaattttcagaAAAGCTTGAACTTTCCTAACTAACAAACGCATTCTAAAATAAGCATAATTTACCCAATATACACCCTCTAATAGTGAGTATATGTTTTCCtatcaccaaaaaataaaaataaaaataaaaagtaacaGCCATTTTAATTAAATAGCTAAGGGCCTAAGGCATCCCCAATTGTGATCTTTGAGAAAATCAAGCTTATGTGGAGAAAAGATAATATTTGGGTGCACACTGCAAGGACTTGGGTTTTACTTTTTGGCTGTAAAGTGGGTCTCACAACAGCGCAACAACATTGTCATTTGTGATGTGTGAGGTGCAATACAACACCCGCTGGACGCATTAATGTaaagatttttttgtttttgttcagatttgttttgctttcttttttccttccctTCCATCTTCTTTTTCCTAATTATACCTgtaaaaacttttcaaaaactACAACTATCAGAGATGCTctataattaatcataaattgGTCGtaccaatttaaatttttattgtcGGATAATTGTGGTATTAGTCCTTTGATTATTGCGTAATCGGCATTAATAGGACAAAAGAGTGACAGACACTAGACAGTACAATTAAGACATTATTTCATCGACTAATCTTAGTGAGAAAGTAATATGTAGTAGTCCTCTAATTCGGTCAAGCATATTGTATAcatttttggaattttgaattgagtaattatattataaaataagtaATTTTAGGTTTAATTCTTAActgtttaaataattttctcctttctaaaaacatttttcttttcttaaatctAACAAATAAATGTTGTTTTTTcataaggaaaagaagaagaatttggtaTGGAGTAATACTACATCTTGCtttcagtttttattttatttttttttacttccaatttttattaaaaaaaaaaagagccacaatttttattattctctttattattattattattaataaaatcacgATATGCGATGAAAATTTTACCCACTAATCAATATAACATTTTTGTgataatttatatcatggaccagagtCCACATAGTATTATGGGTTATTGATTGAAACAACGACATACAGAATTTATACTCGtaagatacaaaatttcataacacaaaaatacaaaaaatcaaaacacaagCACCATAGCATAGCATTATGAACCCAACTAGATTGAAAAGACGAGATACAGAATTACTCGTaaagtataaaatttcataacacaagacacaaaaaatcataacataggacacacatgttatatatttacttatttttcatatcCAATTTAgcacaaaatttcaaaacacaagacataaaaatttataacataagacacaattactaatttgtttcaggtgCAGAATCATactcataaagtacataatttcataacgcaaaacaaaaaaaatcataacacaaaatacaaatacATGAACTAATATCAATAATACAGTGTGAACCATGATCTATGGTATAACGATTGCATTTTTGTTGGGTGGGCAATAAAGCGTCCACAGAAGTTGCCGGAATTTTGAACCATTAATAGTGTAAACATATATAATCATCTTTTGTTGACAAAGACGATTTCATGGCCAAAAATTGGCAACCGTGATTTACTCACATCTCTAGATTCTACGCGGTTTGTGTGTAAAAATAGCTGTGTTCAAACTTCAATTCTTCAGATAATTGAAATATATGTTGTACGGGGTAATTCTGACTAAGTTAGTCATGTTGCTGACTTGGTAATTACAAtattacaagtttaatttttattaagaaCGGTCTATTGATCGTAAATTTCCTCgtcacaaaaaaatatattgtcattttatatttttctttaccAAAAACATTTTGTAATGTCGATgtgacattatattatttataataaaaaaggattaataattttttagtgtTTATAGATTTCTCGTAGAAACATTCTTGaattaataaacaataataaaatatttttttaataatctaatataataatgaaaataatgatgTGATTTTAGACTTTAGTGAGAAGATATAgattgttataaattttaaaggATTTAATACTTAAAATTGCCCGTGACTATTTCATAATTCTCTATTAGTCCTTAACTATTAATTCGCTCAAAATTGATTCtcaattaaacaaaattttactcATTATAGTCACTGAtcaaattgaatatatttttacataATCAATGGATCATTTTGGGTGAATTGGTAATTGAAtaccaatttaaaaattatgacatgacatttttagatattattatgattcactttaaagatgagaaaaagtGTGGGTACAAAGTAAGAGCACCATTATCAATGAATTTTTTAGGGGATAATGTCAGATTTTTGCCATGTTGGAaggagagaggagaggagagagagtgagaaGGGATCATATGTAAGTTGGGGTGCATAGCACAGTAATTTTGGGAGCAATCTGACACACACATATTCCTGCTGTGCGCATAACTGTGCGCGTTATGCGCACAGCAGGCGCCCGGTGGGAACGTTAGACGCGCCTGACAGGattggattttaattttttttttttcaaaatttgttttgtttttcttttttcctttcttcctattttctctttcctactcacacttacaaaaactcctcaaatgcCGCGaataaactccattgataaggatgctctaattcTCTTGTAAATTCATTGATAAGATGTTGTGCAATCACACCATGGTGGTTTGGTCACATCAAAAGATATCATGCTAAGGGTTATAAAATTTGGTTCACATTAAATGACTAGTTGGTTTGGTCACATCAAAAGAACCGTGCCAAGGGTTACCACATTTGGTTCACATTAAATGAATAGTTAATAATAAGTATAGCATAATACAAATAGTGCTCATCCAATTGCAGTGTCAAGTTTTATTCAATGTAGTGAATTTATTGTGAGTATCATGTATATAGCGATCACCTCACCTAATGAGCTACTAAAGGCATCCCGATCAATACATTTTTGGTAGGTTCTTGAGAAGGCCAAATTTAAgtagaagagagagaagaacTTTGGTCTTTGCTGAAGGACCAAGGTTTTTGTCAACTTTGTGAGTCCCACTAAAAAAGAAGACAAGGCAATCTATCTCGCGTAAGACACAACTCTCGCGCCCAGTTGAGCGTGTGAATtgctttttactttttttgttcccccctccccccttccCCTTTCCCCACCCCCACCTATTTTTTTTGAGATTAGGTGTAAGAAGATCAAGATATAAATTAAAAGCAATTGGTCATTGCTCAAGTGGTCGTTTATAACCGAATGAAGATCTCTATTGGAAAAgtcattacaaaataaaatagggaATGTTTCGGTAAAAGATACAAGGGACTATTGCATCATGGTATCAACATTCCCTATgtaacaataaaatttttttatcaagTTTTTTGTAGCCCACTATTTCATATCAGTATATCAACATTCACTATGTAATTTATGTTCTACTTAGTTgttatatttcattttaatttaaaaataagttataaatcaTGTTTGATAAAACATGtagagtttaaaataatattttattttgaagcGCTAATACAAGTAGCATTGAAAAATAAACTATTAACTTTTAATTATATTCTCTcttttaatctttattaatttacataaatgacatcatttacccttaattaatcaaaatcttaatattttaatttatccttttatgttttttacaCTTATCAACTTATTCAACAACtcacttatttacaaaatactttaatttcaatcaattaatttattagtatCTAATTTTTCAGCTTTTAGTTTTCATGTGctacaatttaaaattactcTTCTACCAAAtacttttgagttttttttttttaagttttgtgTGAACCCACTAATCTATatcaattatattgttatttatttttatttttatcattttaaaattgtaattaccATTAGAATTGTAAACTACTATTTATGATTGAATTAAacctatcaaattttaatttaattggacTTGTTCTTAAATGAAGGGTAAAACTTCTTTATGACTTCTGAGATATTTATTCCAGAGAGAAATGTTGTAGAACTTCAAGTGATGCTTAGGAATGAAAGGAGCATCTCTAATCTATTTATAGGGGTGAGAATGTGAGATTCTGACTTCATCTTGAAATCTTTCatattatctcaaaattaataaataaatatttgagataatataaagAGTTATTCAAAATGTATTTAGCAACCATAATGTATGCTCATGGTCCTATCACAActataatatcttaaataataatatctaatttgactaagccctgtttggtaaaacaaTTAGCCTATCgaccaattttgacttatttgaccactattagttgtttgacttggctaaacaaccaatataatataagtgtttggttaattcactttttgtaacagtttattgctccaaaagactaaaattaaaaattattcaaagcaactttttagattaattttttgagaaagtcattttacatataatcagctatcagctaacagctaatttatcaaacatctttctacaatcagtcaatactatcaactaatcaaaattactaacccaatcaactaacaactatcagtcaacagctatttaccaaacaccccctaaatctttatcaaataattaaattaattaggtaAATAACATAACACaagttaatttaattaattgatgtaCAAGTTCAAATAATATGCGATTCAATATTATTAGCCAATTTAATTccatcaaaattttcataactataaacatattatgtatctttagttaacagattatgtatttgtaaacaaattaaatgtatataatatattagctacatatacataatttattaattgaatgtatataatattttaattgcatgCACGTAATCTGAACAGAGTCTACCCtttacaatataattattacatataCTTTAAACTAGTTTCAGTTTGGGCTAGCAATAGTCAAAGCCCAACAGTATATAATAAATCGAGATCATAAGCCTATAAAATCTAACCCAAACCCAATTAAAGCAAGCCCGAGATTCACGGCTCGGAATgaggtaaattattgtgtggactataacaaaaattatatttttaatatactaaaagtacttaattcatgtactgaatatacattatataatatgGTGTACttttaatacttaaataatatattttctttgaatataatgtacatttttaatatactaaaattatattatttgatagtatgatatacacaataatgattgttataATGATGCCTGCATTCTTCAAATACGAAAAATATTAGAGCATTCCCAATAGAGTTTTTAGGATGGTTTTTGCCTTTTTGGGAAGGGTTTTGTAGGCTTTGAGTCCTATGTGGAAATGAGagaaggagaagagaaaatattTGGTTCTTGCTAAAAGAAAAAGTTTTTGTCTTCTAATCTCGATCCtaccaaacaattaaaaagaaaaaaattacagtaGGTGTCGGTTAAGCGCACCAACAACACTTAGGTGTAGTACAGGCACGTCAACTACAGGCACTCCAAAAGCGTTTGGATTTAGTACAGGTACATGAACTACACGCACTCGCTGAACGACGGAATGCGTTGAGGGTAATCCCCAAGTGACAACTCCACTctaatttattacttattttttctttttctttttcttttttttttttttaaatttctcgTCTCTCCTACTGAActcctaattaaaaaattgcTCTTACtcgtataataatttttaattcacaAGAGCAAAACCGCCGCTCTTTTAAACACCTGATCATGCTCATATCGTCTTCTTCCGACTCTCCGGCCGTTCCGGTTCCCGCATTCGACGACGACGGCACCTTCGTGGGCTACGATCCTCGCCTATCCGCTCACCTATTCACTCAGTCCGAGTCGGCTATGGACTCGGCTGCGGATGACGACTCGTCGTTCTTCACTTCGGTGCCAGTTCAGTACATTCTGCCTCCGCCGCCGATCAGTGTCGCAGGATCGATAGCCGATCCGATTGGATTCTCCGCATTTTCTTTGGGAGCTAACGAGAGGTCGTTTGGAGATGAATTTGTGGCGTCGAGTGGGACTCTACTGCCGCCTCCGACGGAAATGTCGGAGGGAGGTTTCGTTAGAGAATGGACGAGGTAGGGTTTTATATAATTACACAATGTCAATTTCATTCGCTTACTGcatttatcaattttctttGCCTGATCGAATTTACAGTTTACTTAAACTTGGAAGCTTTAATTTGTTTCGATCAATAACACTTCTATTCAGCGAGTTGGTGGATAATTAAGATCAGAAATGATGTATTTGCCCATAAAATTCAGAGTAGGATTAGCAAAACCGTTTCTGCAGTTCGAAAACACTTGATTCATTCTATTTAGGAAAATTCACATTGTTTTGGATCATATCATTTGATTTTCAGACAAAATGCTATTAGATTGGAGCTGAGGGACAAAACTGAGAAAGAGTTGCTAAGCCAAATCATTGATGAAGCAAACGAGTACAAGGATGAATTTTACAAGAAGAGACTGGTCAGCTTGGAAACAAACAAGGGCATTTTCCGTGAAAAAGAGAAAGTAAGATCAACACTACTTTTACATGCAATTTTGTTATCAGTTGGCTAGACTATTTtgtggtgtttttttttgtgacaagAGAAACTCACAGCCACTAACTGAGGATATGCATGGAATAAATTTGTTTTGTGACCCTAGTTAAAAAAGAATCACAAGGAGGTTCAATTCAAACAAAGAGCCTAAGGCTAATGGAAAGTAATACTTGGACTCCCGAATTCTACTCCCTACTTTTACTCTTtcactcaaaattttgatattaatattttatatgagaCCCACAagataaaaataacttatcCTCTTTTGTCACATTAGGGAGTAAAAGTAAGGTAGTAGAAATCAAGAGTTCATGTAGTAAATTCAAGCCTATTAAGCTCCTTTCCGTAGGAgtcaaatttaatactttataccACCAAATCAATAACCCTACTAACTTGGTTGGGTTACTCTCAACTATTTTGCCGTAGTTGTCGCAAGCACAAAACAACATGCTTATTTAATTGTGCATACATTCAGAGTATCTAATATGGGTCTGTAGTGCCTGCTATTTGCCATCAACCCATCACTCATCTCCTCGTATCTAAAACCTTATAGTCAAGTAACATTAAGTTCTAACTTTAAATTAGAAGGTTACAGGTTTAATCCTAATGCTTTATGATATTCCAAAAAGATTATGGCCATGTTGGTAAATGGCTATTAGCTTATAGCTTTTAGCTGATTTTGTTAGAgagtataactagttgataacattaattggtcgtagaaatgtgtttggtaaattagctgttagttgataattgtttggtataattttttttctcaaaaaaattattgaaaaagttgttttaaacagttttttgaattttagtactttagagttacaaaaaactgattaaccaaacacttatattgattttttaaccatgtcaaacaactaatagtggtcaaataaatcaaaattaacggataaactaactattttaccaaacatggtcTACGTCTTTTCCGCCCAGTGACTTTAGGTTAAGAATTCACACGTTCCTTTCTAATGGTACCAAAAGGAAATCACTCATCTATATATGTCGTATCTTTGTAGTTATTTTTGTCCAGTCATGAGAAGTTCTATGCTGAAGCTGACAAGCATTATTGGGAGACAATTGCTGAGCTAGTTCTGAATGAAGTTCCAACGATAGTAAAGAAGAACACTGAGAACCAACAGAGGAAGCATTCCATCGCTGTGATCCAGGGGCCAAAGCCTGGAAAACCTGCTGATTTGTCTAGGATGCAGGAGATACTTTTAAAGCTCAAGCATAATGCACCTCCACATCTTGACCTTTCTCAGCCTCCATCAACCACCACGGCCACCACTAAGGGTGGAAGAAATGAGGCTGCTACACCCGGTGCAGCTGGGGTAATCTCACCTCGCTCCGTTGCTGTTGCTTGATTGAAAAGCTCAAAAGGagctctctctttctctttttttcagactaaattttttttgtatttcttggatatatttagtattataataaattaataatggtacaaaataagtttttttttttttaatttttttaaaactagcTTTGCCAATCCACGCGAGTCATGGTCATTTTGCAAAGTGGACTACTTACATACACAAGTTTATTTATAGTACATTGAAGGTTTATTTATAGTACAttgaagatttatttttaatgtactacatgttttatttttgaatgttcatttttagtgtagtttgtATTTACTTTAGGTATGTTGGTCATGAGTTAGGGGCTTAGGGCCCAATGTCAATTGTGCTAAAGAGGGGAGACTCGAGGATTTATTAGATTTGGAAATAATTAGACCCATATGCATTATTTTCGAGACTTAAATTGAGTTGAGAAATAAAGTTGGAGGGTCGGAGCACAAAGACTAAAGGGGATGGGATGTAAAGTGGGGAAGAAGAGAAAGTTTGGGATCAAAGTGTGATAAGGCATAAAGTACATGGTGTCATGGTGCAAACCTTAGGAAATGAGCTAAGGGAGCCCGAGCTGTGGGGTTGTCGAGTTGGCACCCTTGATCCTGGTTCTTGGTCCACCAGAGTGGACCACCGATGGTCAGTAGGCAAACCGCTCCCCCAATCCACGGTCGTGAGTTTTTTTGCCCACCTCCCGGTTGCCTAAGTCATCTGCGGCGACCCAGTCCGACCAGCCATGACGGACTACTTGGGATGGTGAGTAGACGACGAGGGAGGGTGGCGTACGGAACAGGGGACAACGTACAGAGTAATAGGGACAACATATGAAACGGTGGGGACGACTTACAAAGCAGTGGGGATTGCGTACAGAACGATTGGGATGGTGTACGAAGGAGTGAGGACAACGTACGGAGCAATGAGGGCGACACACGGAGCGGTGAGGACAACGTATAGAGTGGTGGGGATGACATACAAAGTGGTGGAGATTGGAGACAATATAGGAGCAGTTGAGATGGAGTACGAAGGGGTGAGGACATCATAAGGAGGGCAATGGGGTGTGTTATTTTCGGGCAGTCTGTGTGGCCCTCGAACATGCTTTGTGACATAATGCACGAAGAACTGTTTGGCAAGAAAGCATAGCACTTGACAGGACACACGTGTGGACGGTGTGGTTGAGGAAGGCAAGTGTTGTGGTTCATGTACATGTCCACAACATGCTGCCGTGGGAGTAGTATAAAAAGCAAGGGTGGTGTCCAGTTCAAACCATCATCAACACTCTTCCTCCCTCTTGAGTTCTCCCTCAGTCAACAGTGTAGTGTGTCATTGACCTCTACGATCAGCTAGTCTTTCACTTGTAGCTCATTTATGTTATTTTGAGATTCTTAGGCCCTATCAAATCCAAATCTCTTTCCATACCTATTATCCTATATCAATCCAGTTTTATGATGAGTTCAGTCCATTAATGAACCTTTAGAACATTAAAAAATGACCTTTCAACATACTAAAAATGAGCATTTATAAGTGATCCGCAATATAATTTGGTCATATGAGTCAATATGGACTCTAATAAGATTCATttcacaaatttatttatttattataaattcattattgttatcatatttttatacaaatttatttttagtggaCTACAAATCAAAATGAACTCAtagtacacaaaaaataatcctacaatataataaaatgaacTTGTATTGCAAGATAACCCCAACCCGTAAAACTTCTAGTCCACTATGAACAACCTTAATAGGGCAGGCCGGTCAACATTGacaccaatcattattgtgtggattatGGTCCGCACAGTTGTGTAGagcatactattaaataataataatatgcattTAATACACAAGCAAGGTacttttactatattaaaaatgtacattgtatttaaaagaatacattatttgagtactaaaagtatattattttatatattatatatttaatatacaaataatgtacttttactttttgttatggaCGATGatttacacaataatttgcccattgacacccttttttttattttaatctttgTGTATTTTCTGAGGGATCTAATAGTTGTGCATCCGGTACAGCATAAGTTCTCTTGAACAAAAGCTTGAAACATAGTGTCAAACTAAAACCCTCTTTCCAAGAAACATAAAAAGCAGGCTGCAAGTGAAACCAGAGGCTAGTTCAACATATAATCTTGTCATGAACAAAAGGTGCAATGGTTTCACCATAACTGGGATTTCTAATAATACAAGACCTTCCAATTACAACATCTAACCAATGCATGCACCTTTACATACCCATACCCATACCCATACTCGTTCTCGTGGAGACAAGGATGCTTAAACGCTCAACTGTTTCAGCAGGACAAGCCGAACATCACCTACCACGCATGGTGGCAGGGGACTGAGCAATTCTATAGCTGCAaatatcatcatcaacttcattTCCATCGGTGCAAAGGGCATTGTTATTAACGCTCACTTCGGAACTAGCATTACTGCTTGTTGCGTGCGGTGAATCAGAAACGCTCACTGCCCTGCTTCTATTAGGTCCTGTTCTCACACTGTACATAGATGATGCTGGAATATTAGCCATCAATGGTCGTAGATTACCTGGAATTGTTCGCCTTATATCCTGTTGCCAAATGAAATTCAAGAATgataagaggaaaaaaaatggtaaaacagtatgttttttgtttttggtttttggtCACTTAATTATCTGTTCAAAAGACATAGCGTGTGGAATAAAATGAAATCACGAGGAGTAAAGCTAGAGATATAGAAGTGTGTTAATGTAAGGAATATTCTGTGTAGAAAAACAAACATGGGCTTGCAAATTGTATGATGGAATATAAAAGAATGCACATACCATATGCCTTATGGCCATATCCAAAGACTTTTTAGAGAGATTTCTTCCAAAGCCCGCGCTGTCAGGTGATGAGGACTTGGCAGACAAATTACTATTCGGGGAATGTTTATTCTCTTGTTTTGGCGGAGCCAATTTCCGCATATTTATCACTCTTTCAACCATCTTAGTTCCAATCAATCCAGGGCTCACATTGTCATTAGCTTTAGCATGTAACCGGCTCATAGCTGGAATGGGAACAGAGCTTCCACTACTATGTATTAGTCCATTAGGAGGGCGTCCTCTTGACGGAGAGCACGATTGTCGTCTAACCCTTCCATTCGCAACAGGTTCAATAGATGAAGAGCGGGCACTAGGTACACCAGGTCTACCTCTAGTTGCTGAAGTTGGCCTATCAGATAGTGACGTCCTCAAATTTGGTGGAGCATCAAGGGAGAAACCCGGAATATCCGAAGGTTTCCATGGTCTGGGTTTCACAGTTGGAGAACTAGCGCGTGGTGGTGCTGGGTTTTTTATTGCAGTGGTAGAAGGCTTGGCAACTGAAGAGGAAGACGGAGACCGGACAGGAGGAGCAGATATATTTGTTCCAGTCGACAATGTCATTGGCCTTCGAGTAGGTGTTGCTGCCCTGGATGTGGGCTTTGATCCAGGATTAGGCTGCCTAGTTGGCGTAGAGGACCTCACGGTGGACCTTGAATCAGGCGTTGAAGATCTTGGAGTAACTGTGGGCTTAGTTGACGGTAGTGTACCACGAGAAGTAGGTGTTGCAGACCTGGAAGGTCTAGATGAGGTTGCAGTTGATGACGTTGTTTTAGAAGCAGTGTTCAATGCCGGTTTACTTGATGAGGTCAAGGTGGATCTGGACGCGGTCAATGTAGATCGGCCGGTAGGAGTTGAAGGTCTTGAACCACCAGAAGAAGAAGGTCTTCTGACACCTGTACTTGAAGTATTCAACCCCGGCAAAGAAGATGCCTGTCTTGATGTTAAGTTGCTTCTCACAGTGGGCTCAGGTGGATTCGCTAGCTGCAGCCATAGTAATGAATTGCAGGTCAAAATCAATTTGTGGTTCCTTAGAGCAAGCTAATGTTACAACAGTGAAACATCGTCAAGTTAAAACTGTGAACTGTCAAATAAAAAGCTTATTATCCATTTCCAATAAAACCCGAGACCTTTAAGGGTGGTTGTACTTTGACTCTTCAAGATGATAACCATCTGCTTATTCATTATTTTTGGCATTTTGGAGGAATCAACTGCTTAAGCAAGTAGATATCCactattcaaatttttttttttagttcggtTCATGTATATTAAAGAAGACATCAATGACTTCATATCCACACCTATATTTTTCCCTCATGTGGCAAAGCAAAGATTCCCAGTTTAACTGTTTCAGATG
This portion of the Ipomoea triloba cultivar NCNSP0323 chromosome 5, ASM357664v1 genome encodes:
- the LOC116021249 gene encoding clathrin light chain 2-like; amino-acid sequence: MDSAADDDSSFFTSVPVQYILPPPPISVAGSIADPIGFSAFSLGANERSFGDEFVASSGTLLPPPTEMSEGGFVREWTRQNAIRLELRDKTEKELLSQIIDEANEYKDEFYKKRLVSLETNKGIFREKEKLFLSSHEKFYAEADKHYWETIAELVLNEVPTIVKKNTENQQRKHSIAVIQGPKPGKPADLSRMQEILLKLKHNAPPHLDLSQPPSTTTATTKGGRNEAATPGAAGVISPRSVAVA
- the LOC116019932 gene encoding mucin-5AC-like, whose protein sequence is MGSLRRSMMTEKDEELALFNEMRRREKERNDLLLLQKSDEFDALLGSKTGNSPIFNVGVACTPARKTVTDEFLNSENDKNDYDWLLTPPGTPLFPSLEMESQKTVMSQFGNLKARPTALKSRLANPPEPTVRSNLTSRQASSLPGLNTSSTGVRRPSSSGGSRPSTPTGRSTLTASRSTLTSSSKPALNTASKTTSSTATSSRPSRSATPTSRGTLPSTKPTVTPRSSTPDSRSTVRSSTPTRQPNPGSKPTSRAATPTRRPMTLSTGTNISAPPVRSPSSSSVAKPSTTAIKNPAPPRASSPTVKPRPWKPSDIPGFSLDAPPNLRTSLSDRPTSATRGRPGVPSARSSSIEPVANGRVRRQSCSPSRGRPPNGLIHSSGSSVPIPAMSRLHAKANDNVSPGLIGTKMVERVINMRKLAPPKQENKHSPNSNLSAKSSSPDSAGFGRNLSKKSLDMAIRHMDIRRTIPGNLRPLMANIPASSMYSVRTGPNRSRAVSVSDSPHATSSNASSEVSVNNNALCTDGNEVDDDICSYRIAQSPATMRGR